The Malus domestica chromosome 17, GDT2T_hap1 genome contains the following window.
CAATCCAACTACAACCAGGCTCTTTCTTAACCCCTCTATCTCTCATTAGTTTCCGTACCTTAGCCACATCATCCCAATAGCCTGCGGTGGCATACAAGTTTGACAACAGTACGTAGGTTCCATCATGCTGTGGCACCAACTCCAAGAGTCGTTCTGCAGCTTGAATTCCTAAATCCAGATTCCCATGAGTCTTGCAACCAGCAAGAAGAGCCTCCCATATTGGTGCACCTGGCTCAAAAGGCATTGATTCAATCAAGTCCTTCGCTTCTGTGAACTCCCCGCACCGACACAACAGATCAATCATGCGAGCATAATGTTCTTCATCGGGGCTAATACCATAAGAATCACGCATTGAACTAAAATAATGGCGCCCTTCTTTGACTAAACCAGCATGACTACAAGCTGAGAGAATGATGAGGAAAGTTACTCTATCTGGTAGCATATCCTCCTTCAACATTTGCTCAAAAAGTCCTATTGCTTGGACACCATATCCATGCTGTGCGAGAGCTGCAATCATAGCATTCCAAGACACGGAATCAATATAAGACATCGTGAGGAACAGAGTGTTTGCATCCTCAACAACTCCGCATCTACCATACATCGTGATAAGTGCATTTGCAGCTGAAAGGCTTGAATCATGCCCCAACCTAATCAGTTGAGCGTGGAGCTGGCGTCCATGCTTCAATGCTCCCAGCGCAGCACAAGAAGTAATAGCTCCAGCAAATGCATAATCACATGGTTCACAACCCTCTAATCTCATTTGGTTGAATAGCTTCATAGCCTCTTCTCCAAATCCGTTTTGAGCTAAACCAGATATTATCACAGTCCATGTTAGAATGCTCCTCTCTGGCATTTCCTTGAAAAAGGATTTTGCTTCTTGGATGCGCCCTGCATTTACATATCCTGACAGGATTGCATTCCAAGAAACAAGATCTCTAACAGgcatattattaaaaatataacgTGCTTCATCAAGTTTATCACATTTATAATATAGTGTAATCAATGCATTGCTCACTGATAATGAAAAATCCAGAGTGGGCTTTGCTTCGGTTCTTAGTATGTAAGCATGCACCTGCTTCCCCAACTGAAATAATCCAATATTAGCACAAGCACTGATAACACTTGTGTATGTAAACTCATCCTGACGAATCCCCAGCAAACGCATTTTCCTAAACAACAACAATGCTTCTTGGAAAGAATCATGACGCACATAACCTGAAATCATGGCATTCCATGCAACTTCCAACTTTTCATCCATCCCGTCCAGCAACTCACGAGCTGCATCAAGGTCTTCATTCCTTACATACCCAGTAATCATTGTCGTCCACGACAGTTCATCTCTCTTAGGCATCTCATCGAACAATTTCCTAGCTTCCCTCATCAACGATGACGATGATACCAATGGCGAAGAAGCACATTTAACATAAACAGATAATAGCGCATTCCACACTGAACTGGCAAACGCCGTTCCAGACTTAACTATTCCACAATGCAGTTGCTTGCACTGCTTCTCGTCATCCACTATCTGCGCCGAGGCACTAAGTACACACGTGAATGTGAAATCGTCAGGCCTAACATCCCCTCGCCTCATGTCGCAAAACAGTCTAACAGCGGCATAGCCATCGTTGTTATGGGAATAGCCAGTGATCATGGCATTGTAAGAAACAGTGTCTCGCATGCTCAACGGGGTTTCATCGAATATTTTACGGGCCAGCGTTAGATTTCCAATGACAGAGTATGCCTTAACCAAGGTCGTTCGAGCAACAATGTCTGGTTTGGGAATTTTATCAAACAGTTGGCGGGCGTAGCTAATATTTGAAGATTTGCAGTAaatatcaatcaaacggttaagaaTATGGCCACGTGGACTGAACCCAGAAGCGATCATGTGGGCGTGGATGGTTCGAGCCAAAGAGTGAGAGGTGGGGCTTTGGGGGCAGCATAGCTGCAGCTGAGCTGCGTAACGGTTAGCCACTGTAAACCAAGTGAAGCGGTTGAAAGGGAAGCAGTGCAAAAAAAGCGCCTATTTTTGCAGGCTGCTAGGAAATTCGAAATGGGATCCGAATCTCCTTTTTCTAGGTTTTCTTACCAGTAATGGTGCGGGTCGGGTCAACCTGGATCCAAACCAGTTTTGTTTTTAACTAATGTTTAGGGATAGAGTTGTGCTGAGGGTAGACTTGGCAAACGGGTGTTTTTTGGTCTGGTCGTGTTGTTGGACACAATTCCCTTCCTTAACAAGTTGACACAAGTCGAGATCCCTTCAGGATTTTTATGTTCGGAGTCCATAGATCTGGAGATTTGAACCGTTGaagtgagaaaaaaaatagaacctAACCTTCAGTTTAACTTTATCATATAATGAACccttttttaggttttttttttgttttttttgcaaGGTTGACCCTTAAAAAAGTACTTAAAATACAGACGGTTCAAATCATAAAATCGTCGAACACTACGTTTATGTTCTCAATAGGTTCAAATCATTGAACTTTTGCCCAtctattgatttttattttggatATACTATACACATTGAGAGGCAAATTTGTTATTTGGTTTTACCTCAAAGTTAGAAATAAAATCAACGCTCCAGGAGTAATATTACGTCCCCAAGAAAAATAACTGAGTAGAAAAATACAAAGCAAGAATATTCAGCTACATTAGAAATTATCCGGAAAGTGCAGTACTGAAACGGACGGTGATCAACGATACCAAAGATAAAATTTACGAGGATACCGCAAACAGACGGTAGAAATAACATACGATGATCAAAAGTAAAAGACACGCCGCTACTATTACGCCCCTCGGGCTCCTGCTGGACTTTTTACACCCCCTAATAGCTAGATGCGAACAGCAATACCTTGTACATTTGGCTTTCTGGAATCCTTAACACTCAAAAATGATGTACAGACGGCGGAAGACAGCTAAAATGACGGTTGATAGGACCAACAATTTCCAGGTTAAGCCGGAGAGCCAGTATATGTATCATCTTCGGGAGGCGAGAACAGCAGGTTAGGCCAAAATGCTCAGTTATATATAGACCACAAAGAGGCCCTCTTTTGCTTCACATCCATGCACTAGTACAAGATAATTCCTTGTTTCATCGCTTTATATTTAAGTACCGACTGGGTGTGGGAATCCAAGTCCAGCCTGCTGCCGCACATGCTCTGGTATGAGCCTTTTGATCAGTTCTGGTGACACTCCGTTTAACTGCAAGTCAATTTTGGGGCCGGTGGGAGGAATGAATCAATCAACACTTGCAGGAGTATAAAATGTGAAAATATGATTGCTAAGAAAGacggaaaattttcattttaactTGTGGATGGcaatagaggtcgcacttggtgcgatggcaagtgccttcgcccataagcggtaggtctcgggttcgagactttggagtagcctctccataaatgagggtaaggctagccgacattcacctctctcataccctgcgtaaagcgggagccttgtgcactgggtacgacctttaacTTGTGGATGGCAATGAAAAGACGAGacataaatattatttatatttatatgtgtcAAAGTATGTTCATAGAGTTGGTGCCTTACGAATTTACAACCACTTAGATGTCCCCTACTCTAATTCTTTCAGATTATGCAACCCATCTAAACCTAGGGAAATGGTTGCTACTTGACCTTCATGTTactaaaattcaaagaaattcaACACGTTCAAGTGCTGAAAGGCCCAGAATATTTTCAACAAGCAATGAATATTTTCAACATGTCATTAACAGGTAGAAAGTAAATGAATATGGAACTCACTTCTTGTTTGAAGTTGAAAAGTGGCGGCAATGGGCGACCATTTGGTAGGCGAGCATTGGGCTCACGAAGATCGTCAAAGAAAGGATGCGTGCATGCCTCTAGCTGTAATTGGACAATCAATGAGAATTCGGATATTAGAACATGTAATGGAGTGAAGCAACTCAAAATCGACAAATAAATCTTTCAAATGCAACAGCTGAGTGCAAAAGCTGCAACTCAGCACAAAAATGGAAGATGCCATATAGAGGGAGCTCTTTAAATCTTCATTCAAAACCACATCAATGTCAAGGCATGATGTCTTGGTTTTGAAAACAGTAGAACTCCATGTGAATAGAAATCCAACTCACCGCAGTGCAGCGTAGACTCGGTGAATATTGAAGTAGTCGTGAAGCAAGGTCAATTGCTTCTGGCGGCATTCTCTTGTGGAAAACCTGAATAGAGGAGCATTGTCACATATGCAAACTTTAGGATGGATGCAAAACGAAAATAATCCCACagataacagtaattaaatccCTACAATCATAGCATAATAATCAATAATTTTATTACCACATAAACAAAATTTTACTTGAGGAAATTACATTTTGTGGAGCAGTAGTTCACAGCAACAGAGATGAAACTAAAAACTCTAAATTGCTACCATACCACATACCCAAGAAATAAACAACTATAAGAATAAAACAGAACGAAACAAAAGCTCCTTGAATTCCATCACAACTGAAGCCCAAAGAGAGGACCAGAAACAAATTTTTTCCCATAGTTACTCCATACCCATTCCTTCATAAATTTCAAGATTCTTCTACTTCGTTCCCACAAAACCAACCAAAGTCCAGCTAACACCATACTCCCAAAACCAATTTAGCTTACTTAACCCTCCCAGTCACCTTATGCTACCAGACAATAATGGCTAACTCAAATTTTGAACAAAAGATTTCACCATGTCCAGAACTTAGatacatgtatatgtatgtCTTCACAGTGTTCTAGCATTTTCCTCTACAAGCATTGCATTAACAATCAACTTATTTGAAGGGTTAACTAAATTCATACCTTATGCCAAGGATGAGCTTTGATCTGAGGGAACCTAAAATCTGTGTAATTCGGATTCATGCATCGAATCTCTTCTCTAGTTGGAGTGCCAAGAACCTGCAAGAAGACACACAAATAGTAAGCACACACACTTGAGTGATCTATTTAATTCAAAAGAGATAATGGCATGACCTTGATAATCTCCACAAGTTGGTCCACTGCATTCTCTCCTGGAAATAGTGGCTGTAGaatagtttgaaatttttttattagtccAAAGTACAAACAGTTTAACCCAAAAGTTAAATTAGGCCAAGAATAAGAACTTTATTCCCAAAGAAGTAGATAACCTGGCCTAGAAGGAGCTCAGCCAGGACACAACCAGCTGACCAGATGTCAATGGATGATGTATATTCTGTCGCACCAAAGATAAGTTCAGGAGCCCGATAGTAACGAGTACATATGTATGATATGTTTGCTTCCCCCTTGACCTGATTACAACCAGAATCATTAAAACAGAAATTATACAAggaaactgattttttttttttcacaacttcGCAACTGCATTAACATGAAGCCTCTGGATAGATAGATGACTGATGTATGGCCAGTCTAATATTCAGACTAGCAGAACTATGTGGAAAATAATGTGGAGGACACCATACCAGAACTTTTGCACTTCCAAAGTCACAAAGCTTAACTTGGTGCGTAAGGGGATCAACCTGCCGAGTGTGCGTGAAAATAGAATAAGTACTTTAGTTCATAATGgagaatgaaaataaaaaataaacaaagagcACGTACCAAAAGATTTTGAGGCTTCACATCTCTGTGGCATACCCCAGGAACAGCATGGATATAAGCCAGGCCCCTAAAAATCTGAAAAGGTTTTTTTCCATTTATTACAAGGGCATAAGTCAATACAAAcgattatcaacaaaaaaaaaaaagaaaaaagaaaaaagaagttaaCAAGGAAAAAAGCATCATAACAAACAATGAGTCATACTTGATATGTATAAAGTTTCACATAGAGGAGTGGCATCCTTTGGTTCATACTACTGTAGTGCTTCAGAACTCTCTGCATAGTCTCGGGTACATACTCCATAACC
Protein-coding sequences here:
- the LOC103405857 gene encoding shaggy-related protein kinase eta isoform X1; its protein translation is MASVGLGPKHQQAEAQPQRQPDHSEPLNHVTRRAPQMDSDKEMSAPVMEGNDAVTGHIISTTIGGKNGEPKRTISYMAERVVGTGSFGIVFQAKCIETGETVAIKKVLQDRRYKNRELQLMRLMDHPNVVSLKHCFFSTTTKDELFLNLVMEYVPETMQRVLKHYSSMNQRMPLLYVKLYTYQIFRGLAYIHAVPGVCHRDVKPQNLLVDPLTHQVKLCDFGSAKVLVKGEANISYICTRYYRAPELIFGATEYTSSIDIWSAGCVLAELLLGQPLFPGENAVDQLVEIIKVLGTPTREEIRCMNPNYTDFRFPQIKAHPWHKVFHKRMPPEAIDLASRLLQYSPSLRCTALEACTHPFFDDLREPNARLPNGRPLPPLFNFKQELNGVSPELIKRLIPEHVRQQAGLGFPHPVGT
- the LOC103405857 gene encoding shaggy-related protein kinase zeta isoform X2; this translates as MSAPVMEGNDAVTGHIISTTIGGKNGEPKRTISYMAERVVGTGSFGIVFQAKCIETGETVAIKKVLQDRRYKNRELQLMRLMDHPNVVSLKHCFFSTTTKDELFLNLVMEYVPETMQRVLKHYSSMNQRMPLLYVKLYTYQIFRGLAYIHAVPGVCHRDVKPQNLLVDPLTHQVKLCDFGSAKVLVKGEANISYICTRYYRAPELIFGATEYTSSIDIWSAGCVLAELLLGQPLFPGENAVDQLVEIIKVLGTPTREEIRCMNPNYTDFRFPQIKAHPWHKVFHKRMPPEAIDLASRLLQYSPSLRCTALEACTHPFFDDLREPNARLPNGRPLPPLFNFKQELNGVSPELIKRLIPEHVRQQAGLGFPHPVGT
- the LOC103426248 gene encoding pentatricopeptide repeat-containing protein At1g25360 gives rise to the protein MIASGFSPRGHILNRLIDIYCKSSNISYARQLFDKIPKPDIVARTTLVKAYSVIGNLTLARKIFDETPLSMRDTVSYNAMITGYSHNNDGYAAVRLFCDMRRGDVRPDDFTFTCVLSASAQIVDDEKQCKQLHCGIVKSGTAFASSVWNALLSVYVKCASSPLVSSSSLMREARKLFDEMPKRDELSWTTMITGYVRNEDLDAARELLDGMDEKLEVAWNAMISGYVRHDSFQEALLLFRKMRLLGIRQDEFTYTSVISACANIGLFQLGKQVHAYILRTEAKPTLDFSLSVSNALITLYYKCDKLDEARYIFNNMPVRDLVSWNAILSGYVNAGRIQEAKSFFKEMPERSILTWTVIISGLAQNGFGEEAMKLFNQMRLEGCEPCDYAFAGAITSCAALGALKHGRQLHAQLIRLGHDSSLSAANALITMYGRCGVVEDANTLFLTMSYIDSVSWNAMIAALAQHGYGVQAIGLFEQMLKEDMLPDRVTFLIILSACSHAGLVKEGRHYFSSMRDSYGISPDEEHYARMIDLLCRCGEFTEAKDLIESMPFEPGAPIWEALLAGCKTHGNLDLGIQAAERLLELVPQHDGTYVLLSNLYATAGYWDDVAKVRKLMRDRGVKKEPGCSWIDVENMVHVFLVDDTKHPEVQAVYKYLEQLGLEMRKLGYVPDTNYVLHDMESEHKEYAISTHSEKLAVAFGLMKLPPGHTIRVFKNLRICGDCHNAFKFISRVVGREIIVRDGKRFHHFRNGECSCGDYW